Part of the SAR202 cluster bacterium genome, ACGAACCCATCGTCCAGCGCGTCACCTTCCCCATCCCCGACGGCATCGGCCAGGGCGACCTATACCGCCCTCCCGGCGACGGCCCCTATGGCGCCGCCCTCCTCTTCCTCGGCGTCGCCCCCGCCGGCCCTGACGACGCCCGCGTCCTCCGCCTCGGCAAAGCCCTGGCCCGCTCCAACATGGTCACGCTGTTCTACTGGTCGCCCTCTATGCGAGAGAAGCGCATGGAGCCTGACGACATCCATAACCTCGTCGCCGCCTTCCAGTACCTCCACAGCCTTCCCTTCGTCGATCCTGAGCGAGTCGGCATGGGCGGCTTCTGCGTCGGCGCCAGCTACGCCCTTATGGCCGCCTCCCAGCCCCAAATAAATGAGAACGTATCCTTCGTCAACGCCTTCGGTCCTTACTTCAGTATGCCTGAATTGGTGCTAGCCATTGCCACCAGGAAGAAATTCTCCAACGGCCAGTATGTCGATTGGGAACCCGATAGGCTCACCCGGGAAGTCTTCATTACTCACATCACCAGGGACTTGCCCGATAACGAGGGGGCGATCTTGAGAGACACCTTTCAGCAAAACTCGCCTGAGACCATAAACCCGAACGCTCTGTCTCAAGAAGGACAGGCCGCTTACCAACTCCTTAACATCCCATCCATGGAACAAGCCGCTGAGGCAATCTCGCGGCTGCCTGATAAGACTCGCGAAAATTTGCTTCAGGTCTCGCCTTCCACATACCTCGGCGACCTCCAGGCCCGTGTCCTCATAATGCACGACCGCGAGGACGATCTCGTCCCCGCCTACGAGTCCCAGCGTCTTTACGATGTCCTAAAAGCCAACAACAAAGACGTCACCCACACCGAGTACGGTATCTTCCGCCACGTCACCCCCGACCTAGCCGGCGGCCTCGACGCTATGGCAGAACTCTGGCGCTTCTCCCGCCACATGCATTCCATCATGATGCAGGCCACCTAGCCGCTTTTGTCATTCTGAGACGCAGTTTGTATTTAGACGTAGTCAAGGGACCTATGCCCAAAGACGACCTTTCAACTACCTCCAACCTGGGCCATCTCGTCAGGTTCTCCCTCTTCTCCTATTGAAAAGGAGAAGAGGGAGTTAGAGGGTGATGAGGTGATCCTACTTTCTCTTCCCCTTCCAGCAGGAAGGGGATAAAGGGGATGGTATCCCACTTAAGACCGACGAATGTGCTGTCCATTAAACGTTTGACGGGATTACGATAAGAGGCTTGCGTCAAACTGAACTCCTTGCTCCGCGCACCATCGATAACTATCACTTCAACCGCAGTCTTGAAACCTCAACCGTAGGCCTGTTCAGCATCCCGCACCGCATCCTGCACTCCTCCACCACGTCCCTCGGCGCCAGCTTCACCGCCATAAACACCAGTCCGCCGACGACCAACAGGTCGTCCAGCTGTCCTAACACTGGCACAAAGTCCGGCACCAAGTCGATAGGCGAGACTAGATACAGCGTCGCCATCCCCAGCAGCCCCCTTGAAATCAAGGGCGTCCTTGGATGCGCCGCCAGCTCCTTCAGGAATTGTGCTTCCCTTTTGAATAGCTTGGTAAAAGCCGCCCACAACAACCGCCGCCTCAGTAACGCCAGCATCCCAACCCACCTCTAACCTTCGAGTTGCTTCTTTTTGTCTTCAAGTACCTGTACGCGCTGATGGCCGCTGTCGCCCCATCCCCCGCTGCGCTGGCTAGCTGCCCCGACGACCTCTGCCGGATATCCCCCGCCGCGAACACTCCCGGCATCTCCGTCCCCATATCCAGCCCCACCCCAATATGCCCGGCCTTGTCCAGCTTCAGCGCCTTGCTTACAAATCGAGTGTTCGGCTCCAACCCCACATATACAAACAGCCCAGAAAGTTCCACCTGCCCGGCCTCGCCCGTCTGCCCGTCCTTCACCCTCACCCCGCTCAACATCTCATCCCCCAATAGCTCCTCCACCACAGTGTTCCATCGTACCTCAATCTTGGGGCTGCCCGCCACCCGCTCTTGCAGGACCCTCTGCGTCCGCATCTC contains:
- a CDS encoding DUF1232 domain-containing protein; this translates as MLALLRRRLLWAAFTKLFKREAQFLKELAAHPRTPLISRGLLGMATLYLVSPIDLVPDFVPVLGQLDDLLVVGGLVFMAVKLAPRDVVEECRMRCGMLNRPTVEVSRLRLK